In one Sphingomonas sp. S1-29 genomic region, the following are encoded:
- the phoB gene encoding phosphate regulon transcriptional regulator PhoB encodes MARVKMLLVEDDAALAELLTWHFKREDFEVKQTPDGEEALLLAKEATPDIVLLDWMVEGLSGIEVCRRLRRMPETANVPIIMLTARGEEEDRVRGLETGADDYVTKPFSPRELVARVGAVLRRVRPALAGEQLVYSDIEMDTVGHKVRRGGEVVPLGPTEFRLLKHFLEHPGWVFSRERLLDAVWGHDSDIESRTVDVHIRRLRKAINGTDRPDIIRTVRSAGYALDSGA; translated from the coding sequence ATGGCACGAGTGAAGATGCTGCTGGTCGAGGACGATGCCGCCCTCGCCGAACTGCTCACCTGGCATTTCAAGCGCGAGGATTTCGAGGTCAAGCAGACCCCCGATGGTGAGGAAGCCTTGCTGCTAGCCAAGGAAGCGACTCCTGACATCGTGCTGCTCGACTGGATGGTCGAGGGGCTTTCGGGGATCGAGGTGTGCCGCCGGCTCCGCCGGATGCCCGAGACCGCCAATGTGCCGATCATCATGCTCACCGCGCGCGGCGAGGAAGAGGATCGCGTCCGCGGCCTCGAAACCGGTGCCGACGATTATGTGACCAAGCCCTTCTCGCCGCGCGAACTGGTCGCGCGTGTCGGCGCGGTGCTGCGCCGGGTCCGGCCGGCGCTCGCGGGCGAGCAACTGGTCTATTCGGACATCGAGATGGACACCGTCGGCCACAAGGTGCGCCGCGGCGGCGAAGTCGTGCCGCTTGGCCCCACCGAGTTCCGGCTGCTCAAGCATTTCCTCGAACATCCCGGCTGGGTCTTTTCGCGCGAGCGGCTGCTCGACGCGGTGTGGGGGCACGACAGCGACATCGAGAGCCGGACCGTCGACGTGCATATCCGCCGGCTGCGCAAGGCGATCAACGGCACCGACCGGCCCGACATCATCCGCACCGTGCGATCGGCGGGCTACGCACTCGACTCGGGGGCGTAA
- a CDS encoding response regulator transcription factor yields MRVLIVEDEPNLRQQLSNTLVGAGYAVDQASDGEEGHYLGSTEQYDAIILDLGLPEVDGLTVLDRWRKEGKTTPVLVLTARDSWSDKVAGLDAGADDYVAKPFQSEELIARLRALIRRASGNASAELTAGDIRLDTRSGKVTRAGEPVKLTAQEYKLLSYLLHHKGKVVSRTELIEHIYDQDFDRDSNTIEVFVTRIRKKLGSDVITTIRGMGYSLDEPGTPPPA; encoded by the coding sequence ATGCGCGTATTGATCGTCGAGGATGAACCCAATCTGCGCCAGCAGCTCAGCAACACGCTGGTGGGGGCAGGCTATGCCGTCGATCAGGCAAGCGACGGCGAGGAAGGCCATTATCTCGGCTCGACCGAGCAATATGACGCGATCATCCTCGATCTGGGGCTGCCCGAGGTCGATGGGCTGACGGTGCTCGATCGCTGGCGCAAGGAGGGCAAGACGACGCCGGTGCTGGTGCTCACCGCGCGTGACAGCTGGTCGGACAAGGTCGCCGGGCTCGACGCCGGTGCCGACGATTATGTCGCCAAGCCCTTCCAGAGCGAGGAACTGATCGCCCGCCTGCGCGCGCTCATCCGCCGCGCGTCGGGCAACGCCTCGGCCGAACTGACCGCGGGCGACATCCGCCTCGACACGCGCAGCGGCAAGGTCACGCGCGCGGGCGAGCCGGTGAAGCTGACCGCGCAGGAGTACAAGCTGCTCAGCTATCTGCTCCACCACAAGGGCAAGGTCGTCAGCCGCACCGAGCTGATCGAGCATATCTACGACCAGGATTTCGATCGCGATTCGAACACGATCGAGGTGTTCGTGACGCGAATCCGCAAGAAGCTGGGCTCGGACGTCATCACCACGATCCGCGGCATGGGCTACAGCCTCGACGAGCCTGGCACGCCGCCGCCGGCCTGA
- a CDS encoding ABC-F family ATP-binding cassette domain-containing protein encodes MAAPLLAFENLGLVQGSGWLFRNLDIHIGARDRIALIGRNGAGKTTLLKLLGGQVEADEGRRVIVPGTNVVTLEQEPRMTGCLTLMDYVLSGDDAPARHEAESIADQLGIDLSREAATASGGERRRAGIARALAQDPDVLLLDEPTNHLDIHAIEWLEEWLNRYRGAFVVISHDRTFLTRLTKQTLWLDRGSMRRAEIGFGGFDAWTEQVYADEQRNAEKLDARLKLEEHWLQRGVTGRRKRNQGRLTKLYEMRAERAAMTGPAGAANLTTAADNSKTKVVIDAKGVTKGYGDRTIINDLTLRITRGDRIGIVGKNGAGKSTLLKLLTGEIEPDSGHIRLAKTLDPVIIDQQRSKMAPEKTVREVVADGGEWIDVLGVRKHIHGYLKEFLFEPTMVEAKIGTLSGGERSRLLLAREFARPSNLMVLDEPTNDLDLETLDLLQEVIADYDGTVLIVSHDRDFLDRTVTMTIGLDGSGTVDMVVGGYADWEAKRKVRQVAAKKAGKASPDAPKSKPVKLSYKDQRDYELLPKRIEELEVTIARDEERLADPELYARDHDGFDRLMATIARAREEKEAAEARWLALAEQVEALAAG; translated from the coding sequence ATGGCAGCACCCCTTCTCGCATTCGAAAATCTCGGCCTCGTCCAGGGCTCGGGTTGGCTCTTTCGCAACCTCGACATCCATATCGGCGCGCGCGACCGCATCGCGCTGATCGGCCGCAACGGCGCGGGCAAGACGACCTTGCTCAAATTACTCGGCGGACAGGTCGAGGCCGACGAGGGCCGCCGGGTGATCGTGCCCGGCACCAACGTCGTCACGCTCGAACAGGAGCCGCGGATGACCGGCTGCCTGACGCTGATGGACTATGTGTTGTCGGGCGACGATGCGCCGGCGCGGCACGAGGCCGAATCGATCGCCGACCAGCTCGGCATCGACCTGAGCCGCGAGGCCGCGACCGCGAGCGGCGGCGAACGGCGGCGTGCTGGCATCGCGCGCGCGCTGGCGCAGGACCCGGATGTGCTGCTGCTCGACGAGCCGACCAACCATCTCGACATCCACGCGATCGAATGGCTCGAGGAATGGCTGAACCGCTATCGCGGTGCCTTCGTGGTCATCAGCCATGACCGTACCTTCCTGACGCGGCTGACCAAGCAGACCTTGTGGCTCGATCGCGGATCGATGCGCCGCGCCGAGATCGGCTTTGGCGGGTTCGATGCCTGGACCGAGCAGGTCTATGCCGACGAACAGCGCAATGCCGAAAAGCTCGACGCGCGGCTGAAGCTAGAGGAGCATTGGCTCCAGCGCGGCGTGACCGGGCGGCGCAAGCGCAATCAGGGGCGGCTGACCAAGCTGTACGAAATGCGCGCCGAACGCGCGGCGATGACCGGGCCGGCGGGCGCGGCGAACCTCACGACCGCCGCCGACAATTCGAAGACCAAGGTGGTGATCGACGCCAAGGGCGTGACCAAGGGGTACGGTGATCGCACGATCATCAACGACCTGACGCTGCGGATCACCCGCGGCGACCGGATCGGCATCGTCGGCAAGAACGGCGCGGGCAAGTCGACCTTGCTCAAGCTGCTGACCGGCGAGATCGAACCCGATAGCGGCCACATCCGCCTCGCCAAGACGCTCGATCCGGTGATCATCGATCAGCAACGCAGCAAGATGGCCCCCGAAAAGACGGTGCGCGAGGTCGTCGCCGATGGCGGCGAATGGATCGACGTGCTGGGGGTTCGCAAGCATATCCACGGCTATCTGAAGGAATTCCTGTTCGAACCAACGATGGTCGAGGCCAAGATCGGCACGCTGTCGGGCGGCGAGCGATCGCGATTGCTGCTGGCGCGCGAATTCGCGCGGCCATCGAACCTGATGGTGCTCGACGAGCCGACCAACGATCTCGACCTCGAAACGCTCGACCTGTTGCAGGAAGTGATCGCCGATTATGACGGCACCGTGCTGATCGTCAGCCATGACCGCGACTTTCTCGATCGCACCGTGACGATGACGATCGGACTCGACGGATCGGGAACGGTCGACATGGTGGTCGGCGGCTATGCCGATTGGGAAGCCAAGCGCAAGGTGCGCCAGGTCGCGGCGAAAAAGGCGGGCAAGGCGAGCCCCGACGCTCCGAAGTCCAAGCCGGTAAAGCTCAGCTACAAGGACCAGCGCGACTATGAGTTGCTGCCCAAGCGGATCGAGGAACTGGAAGTGACGATCGCGCGTGACGAGGAGCGGCTGGCCGATCCCGAGCTATACGCACGCGACCATGACGGTTTCGACCGGCTGATGGCAACGATCGCCCGCGCGCGCGAGGAAAAGGAAGCCGCCGAGGCACGCTGGCTGGCGCTGGCCGAGCAGGTGGAAGCGCTCGCGGCTGGGTGA
- the pstA gene encoding phosphate ABC transporter permease PstA has product MSSTLVAQSLAGGHEPAERAPTDWKTQSMQRRIRRRYAAERRFRLLGLAAVTISAGFLAFLLWTMLSNGLAGFSRTEVRLPLNFAAMNLDVTPDQLGRRGADLALAGAGLQNAVGVAAVEAFGEEGERYISDSAWVTVREAVKDDPSLLTKQATITVPASSDIHTAATEDATPETEAAAAMLTQRGALTSGFNWTFLTGADSTDPTAVGIWGALKGSFLTMLVTLALAFPIGVLSAIYLEEYAPRNRWTDLIEVSINNLAAVPSIIFGLLGLAVFLGTFNMPRSAPIVGGVTLALMIMPVIVIAGRNAVKAVPPSIRDAALGVGASRIQVVFHHVLPLALPGILTGTIIGMARALGETAPLLMIGMRAFISTAPDDLTSPATVLPVQIFLWSDQVSRGFVEKTSAAIIVLLMFLLAMNALAIYLRNRFETRW; this is encoded by the coding sequence ATGAGTAGCACCCTTGTAGCCCAGTCGCTCGCGGGGGGGCACGAGCCCGCCGAGCGCGCGCCGACCGATTGGAAGACCCAATCGATGCAGCGCCGCATCCGCCGCCGCTACGCCGCCGAACGCCGCTTCCGGCTGCTCGGCCTCGCCGCGGTGACGATCTCGGCGGGGTTCCTGGCGTTCCTGCTGTGGACGATGCTGTCGAACGGGCTCGCGGGCTTCAGCCGGACCGAGGTTCGGCTGCCGCTGAACTTCGCGGCAATGAACCTCGACGTCACCCCCGACCAGCTCGGGCGACGCGGGGCCGATCTGGCGCTCGCGGGTGCCGGGCTGCAGAACGCGGTCGGTGTCGCCGCGGTCGAGGCGTTCGGCGAAGAGGGCGAACGCTATATCTCGGACAGCGCGTGGGTGACGGTGCGCGAGGCGGTGAAGGACGATCCGAGCCTGCTGACCAAGCAGGCGACGATCACCGTTCCCGCATCGAGCGACATCCACACCGCCGCGACCGAGGATGCGACCCCCGAGACCGAAGCCGCCGCGGCGATGCTGACGCAGCGCGGCGCGCTGACCAGCGGGTTCAACTGGACCTTCCTCACCGGCGCCGATTCGACCGATCCGACCGCGGTGGGCATCTGGGGCGCGCTCAAGGGATCGTTCCTGACGATGCTGGTGACGCTCGCGCTCGCCTTCCCGATCGGCGTGCTCTCGGCGATCTATCTCGAAGAATATGCCCCGCGCAATCGCTGGACCGACCTGATCGAGGTGTCGATCAACAACCTCGCTGCGGTGCCTTCGATCATCTTCGGCCTGCTCGGCCTCGCGGTGTTTCTTGGCACCTTCAACATGCCGCGATCGGCGCCGATCGTCGGCGGGGTGACGCTGGCGCTGATGATCATGCCCGTCATCGTCATCGCGGGGCGCAACGCGGTGAAGGCGGTTCCGCCCTCGATCCGCGACGCGGCGCTGGGGGTCGGCGCGAGCCGGATCCAGGTGGTGTTCCACCACGTCCTGCCGCTCGCGCTGCCCGGCATCCTGACCGGCACGATCATCGGCATGGCGCGCGCGCTGGGCGAGACCGCCCCGCTGCTGATGATCGGCATGCGCGCCTTCATCTCGACCGCGCCCGACGACCTCACCAGCCCGGCGACGGTGCTGCCGGTGCAGATCTTCCTCTGGTCCGATCAGGTGAGCCGCGGCTTCGTCGAAAAGACCAGCGCGGCGATCATCGTGCTATTGATGTTCCTGCTCGCGATGAACGCGCTCGCCATTTATCTCCGCAACCGATTCGAGACCCGCTGGTAA
- the phoU gene encoding phosphate signaling complex protein PhoU: MNEHTVKVFDDELGQLRGLIAQMGGLAEQAITGAIEALVRHDLDAAAKVIEGDKKIDVLEHEVERLAVQLIALRAPMADDLREVVAAMKISNTLERVGDHAKNIAKRVADIEGHRHIEPLSVLPAMAGVASEMLHDVLDAFAARDIEKAMSIGERDRAVDDFYNSIFRALVTFMMENPASISQAAHLLFVAKNLERIGDQATNLAEMVYYAATGEQMGERERIPSTAAN; the protein is encoded by the coding sequence ATGAACGAGCATACGGTCAAGGTTTTCGACGACGAACTGGGGCAGCTGCGCGGGCTGATCGCGCAGATGGGCGGACTTGCCGAACAGGCGATCACCGGTGCGATCGAAGCGCTGGTGCGCCATGACCTGGATGCCGCCGCCAAGGTGATCGAGGGCGACAAGAAGATAGACGTGCTCGAGCACGAGGTCGAGCGGCTGGCGGTCCAGTTGATCGCGCTGCGCGCGCCGATGGCCGACGACCTGCGCGAAGTCGTCGCGGCGATGAAGATCTCGAACACGCTCGAGCGCGTCGGGGACCATGCCAAGAACATCGCCAAGCGCGTCGCCGATATCGAGGGGCACCGGCATATCGAACCGCTGTCGGTGCTCCCCGCAATGGCGGGCGTCGCGAGCGAAATGCTCCACGACGTGCTCGACGCCTTTGCCGCGCGCGACATCGAAAAGGCGATGTCGATCGGCGAGCGCGACCGCGCGGTCGACGATTTCTACAATTCGATCTTTCGCGCGCTGGTGACCTTCATGATGGAGAACCCCGCCAGCATCAGCCAGGCGGCGCATCTGCTGTTCGTCGCCAAGAATCTCGAGCGGATCGGCGACCAGGCGACCAACCTGGCCGAGATGGTATATTACGCGGCAACCGGCGAGCAGATGGGCGAACGCGAACGCATTCCCTCAACCGCAGCCAACTGA
- the pstB gene encoding phosphate ABC transporter ATP-binding protein PstB — MTDVHVKPSAEAATNAPARPIKMAARDVNVYYGKTHAIKDVSIDVDMDNVTAFIGPSGCGKSTFLRTLNRMNDTIPIARTEGDITLDGEDIYAPSMDVVQLRARVGMVFQKPNPFPKSIYENVAYGPRIHGLAPSKADLDHVVERSLRRAGLWEEVKDRLADSGTALSGGQQQRLCIARAIAVDPEVILMDEPCSALDPIATAKIEELIHELRGRYAIVIVTHNMQQAARVSQRTAFFHLGNLVEYGVTSEIFTNPRQERTKDYITGRYG; from the coding sequence ATGACCGACGTCCACGTCAAACCCTCTGCCGAAGCCGCGACCAACGCGCCGGCGCGCCCGATCAAGATGGCGGCGCGCGACGTCAACGTCTATTATGGCAAGACCCACGCGATCAAGGACGTGTCGATCGATGTCGACATGGACAATGTGACCGCATTCATCGGCCCGTCGGGCTGCGGCAAGTCGACCTTCCTGCGCACGCTCAACCGGATGAACGACACGATCCCGATCGCGCGGACCGAAGGCGACATCACGCTCGACGGCGAGGATATCTATGCGCCGTCGATGGACGTGGTCCAGCTGCGCGCGCGCGTCGGCATGGTGTTCCAGAAGCCCAACCCCTTCCCCAAGTCGATCTACGAAAACGTCGCCTATGGCCCGCGAATCCATGGGCTGGCGCCGTCGAAGGCCGATCTCGACCATGTCGTCGAACGCTCGCTGCGCCGCGCCGGGCTGTGGGAAGAAGTGAAGGATCGGCTGGCCGATTCGGGGACGGCGCTGTCGGGCGGCCAGCAGCAGCGGCTCTGCATCGCGCGCGCGATCGCGGTCGACCCCGAAGTGATCTTGATGGACGAGCCGTGCAGCGCGCTCGATCCGATCGCCACCGCCAAGATCGAGGAGCTGATCCACGAACTGCGCGGCCGCTATGCGATCGTGATCGTCACCCACAATATGCAGCAGGCGGCACGCGTGTCGCAGCGCACCGCGTTCTTCCATCTCGGCAATCTGGTCGAATATGGCGTGACGTCGGAAATCTTCACGAACCCGCGCCAGGAGCGGACCAAGGACTATATCACCGGCCGCTACGGCTGA
- a CDS encoding TonB-dependent receptor gives MLLRTLLATSTMLVAVPALAQPSNDTDRAAPASVPAPAAAAEPQRGDHTAQPNDIIVTAPYQRNRLDVLSGTSVLSGEVLTRELRPTIGDTLARQPGVSATSFGPNASRPVLRGFQGDRIRVLIDGIGSIDASTNSVDHAPVINPLTAERIEVLRGPSALLFGSSAIGGVVNVIDSRIPRALPDEAIHVDVLASYGSAAEERSIAGEVEARIGGNLVAHVDGTYLRTGDLRTGGYLLSPSLRGIALTSDEAEVRENANLRGRLPNSAAETWEVAGGLSVVTDRGHLGFSVTRYESTYGVPSRIEFQHEDGDDHDHGDEDHDGEEGDEEGHGHENVRLNLKQTRFDIRSEIETDGGFLDRIRLRLAAADYRHDEIEESGEIGTSFFNQGYEGRLELVQAQRGGWQGATGAQFFIRDFNVVGEEKFVPRNTTQQLGLFTLQSFDFGAVRAEVGGRFENTQLKAQPDADLDTPLNRREFNAFSGSVGASVGLSDTVRVGLNASHTERAPSAEELFANGPHAGTQSFEIGNPDFDKETSWGLEGTLRGTAGPLTFGAAAYYNWFDDYIYQSPTGEEADELPVFVYAQSDTRVWGFEVEAAAKLAEVSGVAINVDGLADYVRTTISGVGPAPRIPAARLLGGLEAQAEQFGGRVEVEHVFEQNRVTDFELPTADYTMVNASLSFRPFGRGNATTLLLQATNLFDVEARRHASFLKDFAPLAGRDLRATVRFQL, from the coding sequence ATGCTTTTGCGTACCTTGCTTGCGACCTCGACGATGCTGGTTGCCGTTCCCGCGCTGGCGCAGCCTTCGAACGACACCGACCGCGCCGCGCCGGCATCGGTGCCCGCCCCCGCGGCCGCCGCCGAGCCGCAGCGCGGCGATCACACCGCGCAGCCCAACGACATCATCGTCACCGCCCCCTATCAGCGCAACCGGCTCGACGTGCTGTCGGGTACCTCGGTGCTGTCGGGCGAGGTGCTGACGCGCGAATTGCGCCCCACGATCGGCGACACGCTCGCGCGCCAGCCGGGCGTCTCGGCGACCTCGTTCGGCCCCAACGCCTCGCGCCCGGTGCTCCGCGGCTTCCAGGGCGACCGCATCCGCGTGCTGATCGACGGCATCGGCAGCATCGATGCCTCGACCAACTCGGTCGATCACGCCCCCGTTATCAATCCGCTCACCGCCGAGCGGATCGAGGTGCTTCGCGGCCCCTCGGCATTGCTGTTCGGATCGTCCGCGATCGGCGGCGTGGTCAACGTGATCGACAGCCGGATCCCGCGCGCGCTGCCCGACGAGGCGATCCATGTCGACGTGCTGGCCAGCTATGGCTCGGCCGCCGAGGAACGCTCGATCGCGGGCGAGGTCGAGGCGCGGATCGGCGGCAATCTGGTCGCGCATGTCGACGGGACGTATCTGCGCACCGGCGATTTGCGCACCGGCGGCTATCTGCTCTCGCCGAGCCTGCGCGGCATCGCGCTGACCAGCGACGAAGCCGAGGTTCGCGAGAATGCGAATTTGCGCGGTCGCCTGCCCAACAGCGCCGCCGAAACCTGGGAAGTCGCGGGCGGGCTGTCGGTGGTCACCGATCGCGGCCATCTGGGCTTTTCGGTCACGCGCTACGAGAGCACCTATGGCGTGCCCTCGCGGATCGAATTCCAGCATGAAGACGGCGATGACCATGATCATGGCGACGAAGATCATGACGGGGAGGAAGGCGATGAAGAAGGCCATGGCCACGAGAATGTCCGGCTGAACCTGAAGCAGACCCGGTTCGATATCCGCAGCGAGATCGAGACCGATGGCGGCTTCCTCGATCGCATCCGGCTGCGGTTGGCGGCGGCCGATTATCGCCACGACGAGATCGAGGAATCGGGCGAGATCGGCACCAGCTTCTTCAACCAGGGCTATGAAGGCCGGCTCGAGCTGGTGCAGGCGCAACGCGGCGGGTGGCAGGGCGCGACCGGCGCGCAATTCTTCATCCGCGACTTCAACGTCGTGGGCGAAGAAAAGTTCGTGCCGCGCAACACGACGCAGCAGCTCGGGCTGTTCACGCTGCAATCGTTCGATTTCGGCGCGGTGCGCGCCGAAGTCGGGGGCCGCTTCGAGAATACCCAGCTCAAGGCGCAGCCCGATGCCGATTTGGACACGCCGCTCAACCGCCGCGAGTTCAACGCCTTTTCGGGATCGGTCGGCGCCAGCGTCGGGCTGAGCGACACCGTCCGCGTCGGCCTCAACGCCTCGCACACCGAGCGCGCGCCGTCGGCCGAGGAATTGTTCGCCAACGGCCCGCACGCGGGCACCCAATCTTTCGAGATCGGCAACCCCGACTTCGACAAGGAAACGAGCTGGGGGTTGGAGGGCACGCTGCGCGGCACCGCCGGCCCGCTGACCTTCGGCGCGGCTGCCTATTACAACTGGTTCGACGACTATATCTATCAGTCGCCGACCGGCGAGGAAGCCGACGAGCTGCCGGTGTTCGTGTATGCGCAGTCCGATACCCGCGTCTGGGGCTTCGAGGTCGAGGCGGCGGCGAAGCTCGCCGAGGTTTCGGGGGTGGCGATCAACGTCGATGGCCTGGCGGATTATGTCCGCACGACGATCTCCGGGGTCGGCCCCGCGCCGCGCATCCCGGCGGCCCGCTTGCTGGGCGGGCTCGAAGCGCAGGCCGAGCAGTTCGGCGGCCGCGTCGAGGTCGAGCATGTGTTCGAACAGAACCGCGTGACCGATTTCGAGCTGCCGACGGCTGACTATACGATGGTCAACGCCTCGCTGTCGTTCCGGCCGTTCGGGCGCGGCAATGCGACGACGTTGCTGCTGCAGGCGACCAACTTGTTCGACGTCGAGGCACGCCGCCATGCAAGCTTCCTGAAGGACTTTGCGCCGCTGGCAGGGCGTGACCTGCGCGCGACGGTGCGGTTCCAGCTGTAG
- a CDS encoding ATP-binding protein, translated as MASTLPGEDGAAAAPHDRPRPYVRVTGSLSRRMIVIASAWILLLLTGGGFALDRVLSSAITRSFDEQLDYLLTSMIVSAEIGPDGQVEFSRELADQGFFEPYSGLYWQVSGAGFDPKPSRSLWDRRLRVTDHAPKGSAHYYDSEEFADEKLRVAERDVRLPGSKVWWRFQIAQKRELLDAQILALRETLIRSFLLLGVGLILMAALQTWYGLLPLRHLQRELAKMRGGKAARIDGPMPAEVAPIIEELNDLISHNERQAEEARRHAGNLAHALKTPLTVIMNAATAGADDLPETVVREARTMRRQVDHHLARARAVGRRGSAHSRAEVWPSIQAVERAVARLYQHVRIDVDGRKDLVAHIERQDLDEMLGNLVENAAKYGGGSVFITARAEAGFVEILVEDDGVGIAESDRIRIFDRGVRLDSGKPGTGLGLAIVRDVAEIYDGTVSLEESEDLGGLMVRLRLPAAR; from the coding sequence ATGGCGTCGACGCTCCCTGGCGAAGACGGGGCCGCCGCCGCGCCACACGACCGGCCGCGACCCTATGTCCGCGTGACCGGGTCGCTAAGCCGGCGGATGATCGTCATCGCCAGCGCGTGGATCCTGCTGCTGCTGACGGGCGGCGGCTTCGCGCTAGACCGTGTGCTGTCGAGCGCGATCACCCGCAGTTTCGACGAACAGCTCGATTATCTGCTGACCTCGATGATCGTGTCGGCCGAGATCGGCCCCGATGGCCAGGTCGAGTTCAGCCGCGAGCTTGCCGACCAGGGGTTTTTCGAACCCTATTCGGGGCTGTATTGGCAGGTCAGCGGCGCGGGGTTCGACCCCAAGCCTTCGCGCTCGCTCTGGGACCGCCGGCTGCGGGTGACCGATCACGCGCCCAAGGGGTCGGCGCATTATTATGATTCCGAAGAATTTGCCGACGAGAAGCTCCGTGTTGCCGAGCGCGACGTGCGGCTGCCCGGATCGAAAGTGTGGTGGCGCTTCCAGATCGCGCAGAAGCGCGAACTGCTCGACGCGCAGATCCTGGCGCTGCGCGAAACGCTGATCCGCAGCTTCCTGCTGCTCGGGGTCGGGTTGATCCTGATGGCGGCGCTCCAGACCTGGTACGGGCTGTTGCCGCTGCGCCATCTGCAACGCGAGCTCGCCAAGATGCGCGGCGGCAAGGCGGCGCGGATCGACGGGCCGATGCCCGCCGAAGTCGCGCCGATCATCGAGGAGCTCAACGACCTGATCTCGCACAACGAGCGCCAGGCCGAGGAGGCGCGGCGCCACGCCGGCAACCTCGCGCACGCGCTCAAGACCCCGCTGACGGTGATCATGAACGCCGCGACCGCTGGCGCCGACGATTTGCCCGAGACGGTGGTACGCGAAGCGCGGACGATGCGGCGACAGGTCGATCACCATCTCGCGCGCGCACGCGCGGTCGGCCGCCGCGGCAGCGCGCATAGCCGCGCCGAGGTGTGGCCGAGCATCCAGGCGGTCGAGCGCGCGGTCGCGCGGCTGTACCAGCATGTCCGGATCGACGTCGACGGGCGCAAGGACCTCGTCGCGCATATCGAGCGCCAGGATCTCGACGAAATGCTTGGCAATTTGGTCGAGAACGCCGCGAAATATGGCGGCGGCAGCGTGTTCATCACCGCACGCGCCGAGGCGGGGTTCGTCGAAATCCTGGTCGAAGACGACGGGGTGGGGATTGCCGAAAGCGACCGCATCCGCATCTTCGATCGCGGGGTGCGGCTCGACAGCGGCAAGCCCGGCACCGGGCTGGGGCTCGCGATCGTGCGCGACGTCGCCGAGATTTACGACGGCACGGTGAGCCTCGAGGAGAGCGAGGATCTGGGCGGGTTGATGGTGCGGCTCAGGTTGCCGGCGGCGCGGTAG